One Gossypium hirsutum isolate 1008001.06 chromosome A08, Gossypium_hirsutum_v2.1, whole genome shotgun sequence genomic window, tttacttCTAATTTATAGATAGGGAATATCAAAACTATAAATAAAACTTTGATCCAATATGTAATATcatacattaattttaattttgtataattttatacatgaatatttgatttgattcaacTTTTATAAACCATCAACAACATTATCGAATTAGACCattttatattgatatattacataaatagataattatataaataattacactaaatcaaaattcatatatcaaattacacgtcaaatcaaaatttttatataaatttaatatttatctcttatatatataaaaacacacaCAATCACAATATATCAAGCTGTGAATCTTAAcattgttttaaataaaattaactacaacataaataatgaataaaaccTATAAAACATGAAGCATGTGAATATTCAGAATCATAACTTAAAGGAGAGTTTGCCCTTAATATTCtttctctaaaaaaaaaaaaaagctcttCAAAGAAATACGAAAAATTCTCTTATTGTATGCTTTGAACGCACACAcagatatttaatatttattaaaaattatagtgtttttgttttaaaatttgaaattttgataattggAATATGTTAAAAAATATCGTAATCGTTAAAAAACATGATATGCGTTTAACGCGTACCATAGAACTATTCAGCAAACATGCAGCCTcatgaaaaaatcaaaatttattatcatTAGAATAATGTATCCCATTCGGTGGGGAGGCTCGAATCAAGTGTTGGATTCTTGTATGTTGTTACTTATACCGCATTCAGTTTTTTCTTCATAGATATTTTGGTTTTTATCCATTTATATAGAGTTCTCTCGAAGTTTTAATTATTGGTCAATTGTATTGAATTTTTAGTTCATTTGTTtgttaagaaataaattaaatatgtcgGATATTAAAATAGTTGATTAAGTAATAGTTGACGACCACGTCAATATATTAATGGTCAAAGACGAAAGTAGTTAACTACAGTATTTAATTGATACATTTTCAATGTTAGGAAGTTTAATCGTTTTCTTTGCTTTTGTTTTTGggaataatatttttgaaatcaagtgacatttttaacatttatttataaatctagtgtatttttttaatatttatatgggatataacattatatatttaaatttgtaatgactatattttaatatttaaaatataaattatatagtcaaattaaattattttcaaatatttatatatcaaaatattaataataaattacaatatattcttactaaaatatcatactattaataaatttaaacattttacaatATCATGTTTAAAATGAACAGAAATACTAGATCcttgaattttaaataaattttttacaatATTCTTTGCTCtgtttttttcttaacaaataaattttaaaaatatttcttataAGAAAATCTTCCCTGCATATATAGCTAGGGGTTTTCTATTTAGCTTTAATATTGAATCCTTTTATTATCTAGAAAAATTGTTAAGAATAAATTACTtgcaaaaagaaaagatgaaattaTTGCTTCTTGGCATAATTTATTAGGGTGAATTTCGAGCATTCTTTTGGTTAGGTTAGTctataatgtttatttattatttttcttttcgacttttaaattttaattaaactttattttcttaagTAGAAAAAATTACGTGTTGAATTTTAACTTAGTATGCATGAGTATTGTTATCAATATAGGAGAATGTGAGTTTGAAAGCGCTGAAAtacattatcttcttatttatataTTGGAGAAaagttattataaattttaaatattatataaaataaaaataaaatacacgtGAATCTTTTGTGTctaaaaaacaatttaattaaaatatggaattgaattcCAAAATGACAAAAAAGGAAAATTGGATAAACGAGTGCTTAACATCATTATGCCTCTAGAAACAAATAATATAGGCAAATTGGCAAGGCTATGCATTTTTCCTTTTCTGTACTGTacaacttattattattattatttgtcccTTTTTAACAAACATATATAATGATGTTACATGGCTTATAGGTTGAggattattaataaattatttaattatttaattacaaaataattatttaattattaataaatttatttatttttgtcactgagtataaaaaaaatacaaataatcatccaactatttaattttttcttttttagtacCAACGGGCTAATGGTAGCCATtgtgtaattttttctttttttcacctttccacctaaaaagttaaaaaaaataaatttatcaattaattttgattgaaaatatacaaaaaatggAAATACCCTAAAATCTAAGATaataatattcatttttttcattcttttaaaattaaccctcaatgtcacaaagaaatgcaaaactacaaaaataaaatacatattgtgtaaatgttgagagttaaatttgtttagaATCAATACTTCATTCATTATTTATAAATGTTGAAAGTTAAAGTTGCTAGTATGACAATTTTAAAAGATGCCACACTTAGTTGTTGGTGACCAAAgaatgtaaaattaaatatttgagtgatcattttgtaacatttcataattgagaaataaaaaaaaatttactattaattaggtaactactaatataatttacccaaaattaaactaataatttttaCTCTTTGCGTTTGCTttgtatttcttttaaaaatatataatttaaaattatttgcttTTGGATCgtaatctataaaataatgacTAGATTGATTTTTGAACTTtcaattttatgataaaaattgtaattttaatattttaaatgtatcttAAAACATGGCTATTTTTATCTATTAGTTTTTGGTATCACATGCGTTGTACGTGAAAATAcgtgtttatattttattatttaattaaataattttatttcataattattataaaacaattaatatataatattaaaaaaacaaaaagactTTCAAATCATAATTGAGtagttatatatattaaaaaatatatctttACAATGTTTAAAGTACGGATATACTGCAAATTTATACATTTTACTCttcaatcttaatttttttaatctctacaaaatcaatgaataaattaatgatttattaatatattaaataataatgttatttttttattatagaataaATGTTTCATGTAATACCACCCTCTTTgtatattacattttttttatgtttttttcattTGATAATAGAGATAATatcgatttaaataaaaataatttaaaataataaaatatttattattgatcaaattaataatttaaattataataaatgtgTAATTTAAGATATTACTATTAACACTTATTAtggatttgaataaaaataaagcaattttatcttgaaaatttatgtaaataaaaaagtattttaaaattagattttgatttaatttggatgcagactaataatagataaaattaattacaattttaatgcATAACAATTATCgaattaacttttaattaaaaattttaattttaatattaaaaactattatcattttatatttaatttttcctaatttaaaatcaaataataatgttattaattaaaaattaaattcgaattatataaaatataaattattactcGAAATCAGCTTAGCTATCTAGGATAAGATTAACacaatatatgttttaattttataataatttattttcattactaAAACAAATATTGAGATATTAAATAATCTGattacattataaaaaaaaatttaaagatattttaaaaaACTTCAACATCCTAGTTGAAATAAAAGTATATCTAGACAAATTAAAAAACGACattctaaaatattaaaataaaatcaaatctaaaaataaatactaataatattacaaatatatttaaatttgttagtTTAATCTTTTACTTCAACCTACCATTCCCGTCAACATTTTCTATCTTGACCTTATTCAATCTATTGGCTCGTCATTATTTTGAATCAACATTTGACTTTCAATGTAATTAATTACTTTGAACTTGTAAAttgtaatattaaattaaaaaaaattaaaacaacatgCAAAAACTATAATATTAGTTcatgataaatataaaaatatatttacattaaattaataaatacatataataatggttaaaaataatcattaaaatttaactctttttttctaaataaacctaaataaaaaaagaaacgaTTTTAAGAATGATTACTtcgtataatataaaaaaaaaagaaaacaatttcatCGTTCTTATCATCAATTAAAATAGCCTTTCCATCTTTCTGTTCAAATATAATTTGATATTGACTTTTTAAAGAACCCTAAGATTTGATTTAATGCTCTATTCTTTTGATCTTTTAATTGAATACGATTAACTATTAAATGTTATTTATAGAGGTAagcttaaaatttaattaatatattactctaatattttatttatattatatttagaatTCTATTCAAATTAAAGCTCAATAGTTTTGtttgatataaaaatattataaatacatatattatatttactCCTTTATCAGAATCTTgaagtatataaatatattatattattaatatatttatgaatTACGTAAACTAAATTTGACAAACTTAAAAAGAGTCTCCATACTGAAATTAATTGGGACCAAtatcattataaatatatattataaaattatttaattattttaaattaaattatatttattattagatgttaatctaataatataatctcaacgattaatttttttaaactcctacttatatatatatattatatcaacaAAAGTGAAAGTAGggttaatttttctttaatttttactaaaattcatcagtttttactttatttcaattttgaaaaatataaaacatttttattaaaaaatataaaacatttttattaaaaatataaaaattcaataattatatttttataaaccaaaatattttcaataataatgcATTCATTCACCATCATAAATGGGTTTAAATGAAAATAGATACTAGTGGTAGAAACACTACAATTGGCAGCTAGCCGTTCATAACCATTTATGCTGCCTTAGCTAGcaaattcttttatatattgaccccaaaaaatgaatatataagtaaaatatacaaaaagtacttaaaaaattaaaagaaaagtactagactttaaattttttagtaaaaaagttTGATCTATTATTCCAAATTCCAATTatccataaaaatattttttagatgaatttttttttcacttacatCGTGGATGTGACATTATCTAGTATATAAAAAGTTGAATCATATTCTGATAGCAtcacatgaaatttttttaaagaattgtatctaatatacaaattaatgaactaaaatttcaactgatgacaaataaattaaaattaaaataattaaaacctgCCAATGAATCAAGTTGATGAGATCTTTGAAATCTCAGGTTTAGTATGTGTATTTACGGATTATTTATTGTAGTCATATTTGAATATATATCAAATACAAATGCTAAAtataaacattttgaaaaaaaagaagctaaataacataatttatattagtgtttaatgatattttaaaactttttgggGACTAATAAATTGTTAGGCAAAGGGGGGGTTATGAATACAGCTGGGGGGGGGGTATTCGTTTAGTTTCATGCACATAAATTTCAAGATGatttaataatacaaatatttATGGCATTCTGGACGCAATGGTGACCTACACTATCAGGTAATTTAGCCATGTTTTAAAGCTCTATATGTGATTCCCCCATAGAGTTAAAACTGAACTTAGAATGACTTACCTTAAAGTGCCATCTCAGCCTGCAATGCAGCGAGTTCATCTTCCTCGGCTGTGCGCTTTTGAGGAACGGGTCGAGCTGGTTGACTGCTAGCAGGCACCTGTACTGGTGCTGCCGGGGCAGTTGTTGCAGGCTGGAGAAGCTGTTCTTCCAATTCAGCACCTTCAAGTTCTTCGAGTTCAGCTTCCAATTCATCCTACGATATCAAAAGTTTCGGACTTGCTGTTAAGATGCATATAAGTGCCGGACATGGTATTTATGAACACCGATGATAGGATGGAGGCAAAAATGAGAGTGCATCAGAAAGTTATAACCTCATCAAAATCAGCCGCAGCTCCGATAGGAGTTGATAGTGCTTCCTGAATCTGTTTCATGTTTTCGGTTTGTTCGTTGATCTCATCCATTGTTTTGTCCACATCATCTATGCTACTGTACGAAAGCCATTTTGAGTAAAATAGTGAGAACTGGACACTGCCTAAGCTTCATGAAGGTCGAAAACAAGTGCTAAATTCCAAGTCAGCACACGTTCAGTAAATGGCAATGCAAAGGGACAAGTACAATGAAGAAAAgcctaaaagaaaaattttaggcTAACAGTAAAAATATGCAGGTTACATACGTTGCTTTCTGCATTGCCTTCATCGCAGTTGCTCCAGTTCTCAATGCATCCACCGTTTCAGTTGTGGCTTTGGCACCTTCTAACATTATCATCTGTATAAGTTGATATAGAACAATcaatgaaatggaaaaaaaactcaaaaaagcTTTCACGACACGGTTAAAGcactaaaaaattaacaaaattcagaGCTTACTTGATCGTGAACACGAAGCTGAAAGTTCCCAAGCTGTTCGATTTGCTGTTCATACAGTTTCTTCCTCTTCAAGCACTGTATAGCCGCTGCATAGAGTAGCATAATGAATACTAAGTAAAAGATATAAATATGGCAATCAAACTACATAATATGGTTTTAAATTAACTCATAATTCAAATgatctatttaaaattttcttccgGACGATCTTTGATTGTTAAACCTTCACATGACATGAGCACATGATAAATCAGAAACTCAGCATCATATTTTAGCATTGTAATGTTAATCTGCATCAGATCATCACTCAATGTCCAAAGAACATTACAAGCTGACAGTGATTGAACCAAAAGACCCCAAAAATGAAGCTTGCAATGCTCTAAAACATCAGGgtgttatttcttttcttttgggggCATCTTCACTCTCATTTGGTCTTTCCTTCAATTTGAGAATTGAAGTGTAAGGGGGCATGGGGGAGGGGTTCAATGTGTAAATAAGACATTGGTGCTCACAAGCTACTTGAGTTCAACTCGAGAAAAAAGAAGAACTCGATTCGATAACTATGGAGCTGAGCTTGAGTTATCAATTAAGCTGAATTCAAGCTTAGTAATACTCTGTGCGAATGGCTTGGGAGCTTTATCAagcttttcatttttaataatttttaatattttaatattattaaattatgttattgccCTTAATACGTATTATTAACCCTAAGTAAAATTATCAAGTTGAGCTCGGGCACGAGCTTGAATACATACAAGCTTAATTGAGCTTGAGTTTGAGTACAAAAATAGATAAACAAGTTTAATCAAGCTCGAGCCTAAAAATAAATATTCGATTAAGCTCAAGTCAAGTATCGAGCTCCGAATTTTGCGGTCGAGCTCGAGCTTGCCAGTATTCAAGCTCAGCTCGGCTCGATTACACCCCTAGGGGGCTTATTATGGATGAATAATTAAACATTGACTAtaataactaaaaaatatatgACTAATTAAAATGAAGCTCCAACATGAGTAAGCTAGAAGCCATCACATTATACTGTTGCGAGAGAGAAGAATTTTACGTCCTACAATATATCCCATATTTATATACAAGCATCGAGAAACCAAGCATAAAAACTACTATAATTCAcaaagaattttttttcaatagaaAAAAAGATGGAAACAAGGAAAAACATTAAccatttgtgtatatatattgcaATCGTACCTTTCTTATTTCTCCCTTTGGCATACTCCTTGGCCTTTTCAACCTCTGCAGCAGTCTTTTTCAGAAGCACACTTTCCTTTTTCTCTAGCATTTCAAGGGTCTACATGATGGAAACCGATATAGGGCTCAGTTTAAGCAAAACGTAGAAGAGAAACAACATAATTCAatcatttgaaacaaataaatgtgACTTGCAGCACCGTGCAAAATAAAAACTGCTGGATTTAGCATTATGATTACAGTTCTGGAGTTTGAGCATCTCCGACACACAACCAATAAACCCAAATTTCTAATCTTACAGAAAAGATCATATTCCATCTTCTAGTGAGACTGGCATGGAATAAGCATGCACAACATTCCTTTTATCTAATAGGCATTACTTGATAAATTGTGCTAGTAAGTTTTAAGAAACAAAATTCAGTTATTAATCAGTTTTTCTGTCCCGAAAACTAGTACATGCCTCGTTTGGTTATTTGGTGTATTAACACAAGTAAAAGCTTAATTATTGCATAAGTATTAAAACAATTTGTTATAACTTAAAATAAGACCTccacaaaataagaaaaaagtttTCCCTTCTCTTTGCTGAAAACAAGTTATATTAGTAGCTAAAAATTATCAAGTGTAATTAGTTTATTGCTAACTCTAGTATTAAGATGTATGGAAAAAGTAATACTCTTATCGAAAGAAGCATTAAAAGAAAAGTTTCACCTTCAAGTCATCAACCAAAGTAAACAACTATCATCCTCTGAAAATGGCCAATTACTAAAGTGATCAACTGACTCTTCTGAATgtattttttaactaaatttaattcCACTTCATAAGTTCATTAATTTTTATCGATCCAAAATGTAATCAATCAATTCAGTAATTCACCAAAAGGATTATCATATTATTTCCCATTAATCCGTCAGCTAGCAACTCAGTTCTTTCAAACAAATCCCAAAACTATAAAATCAACCCACCGAAATCACCAgatgcaaatttcaaatcacacaGTTCACGCAAAAAAGAAATGCAACAAACAAACAACTTATTTCCcgattaaaggaaaaaaaaagtacaaCATCGAGGAAATACCTCATTTAACTTGTCTAAAGTGGTTAGAGCATTTGTTTCCGGCTTGGTTTTTCCAAA contains:
- the LOC107940195 gene encoding vacuolar protein sorting-associated protein 32 homolog 2; translated protein: MFKGIFGKTKPETNALTTLDKLNETLEMLEKKESVLLKKTAAEVEKAKEYAKGRNKKAAIQCLKRKKLYEQQIEQLGNFQLRVHDQMIMLEGAKATTETVDALRTGATAMKAMQKATSIDDVDKTMDEINEQTENMKQIQEALSTPIGAAADFDEDELEAELEELEGAELEEQLLQPATTAPAAPVQVPASSQPARPVPQKRTAEEDELAALQAEMAL